In Luteolibacter flavescens, one genomic interval encodes:
- a CDS encoding glycoside hydrolase family 55 protein, producing MKKLLLSSYLALAALAAGQTKISELPALTGAGAAATDVLPIVDVSAGAAGSKKITLAELFSAPVPWNGDLISAAKGGTGVNNSGRTITLGGNLVTSGANALTLTTTGATNVTLPTTGTLATQAAVDGKANTIDVTKAPYNAVGDGMRTDNVAITSGAAVLTSASGVFTPYYVGKYIRVENAGPGGADLITTIASYQSATQVTLAANAGTTVLTGAARSAFFGTNNTASIQAALDDAYNSGVVREVYVPPGIFLANVRQRSHVRLAGCYRANLLHGLPTMDYLASRQLLPTAMMPAVATLPVIYGDVTNGGVFGAQIVGISVVGSVKRTGYGIKLGEDYGVSGEYFGNIRTLIHHCNTDGFNIGIASSNAVDGEISHCWSNDCNIAFQIWRHDGVLIRNCSSTTAITTFKVGGSKNVVLQNGNFNYMTTVVEMSDSQLSVGTINVEDLTGNCFVMKQTGDEVHLSVDYVKGLRATTGVLVRNEIPEATKHQTSVRINSSAGFAIFDTANTQIPIALGGLNRIRRYTDNTFATLSRTEKVRRVYASLRDMEDGTVIKDEFISRQAASPYCELGWILTGVSGTASLAAGNNPINPGMVRIASGNNTSTNVGRLALASAQLQPPNQKYWRMRWKFNLELQTAAVFRMGIYSLESAVKPQNGVGIRVDTSGTPDTTVKLELISGGTSVYVIDTTVPIASISANSEVTIQRTKEGISCLLCNYQGVPYAPEVWFTPTGPNPLPSWAVYMSPAVYSGVSATSFYAYSLSSFELVEYPIGAEWE from the coding sequence ATGAAGAAGCTACTACTTTCATCGTATCTGGCCCTTGCCGCGCTCGCGGCGGGCCAGACCAAGATTTCCGAACTGCCGGCGCTGACCGGCGCGGGTGCCGCTGCTACCGACGTGTTGCCGATCGTGGACGTGTCCGCAGGTGCCGCAGGCTCGAAGAAGATCACGCTGGCCGAACTCTTCAGCGCGCCGGTGCCGTGGAACGGGGACCTGATCTCCGCGGCGAAGGGTGGCACCGGAGTGAACAACAGCGGGCGGACGATCACGCTGGGCGGGAACCTCGTCACCAGCGGGGCGAATGCGCTCACGCTCACGACGACCGGCGCGACGAACGTGACGCTGCCGACGACCGGGACGCTGGCGACGCAGGCGGCGGTGGACGGCAAGGCCAACACGATCGATGTCACCAAGGCCCCCTACAATGCGGTCGGGGACGGGATGCGCACGGACAACGTGGCGATCACCTCCGGCGCCGCGGTGCTAACGAGCGCGTCGGGAGTCTTCACTCCCTACTACGTCGGCAAATACATCAGGGTCGAAAATGCCGGGCCTGGAGGCGCGGACCTGATCACGACCATCGCCAGCTATCAATCGGCCACGCAGGTGACGCTGGCCGCCAATGCCGGGACCACGGTGCTCACGGGCGCGGCCCGCTCGGCCTTTTTCGGCACGAACAACACGGCGTCGATCCAAGCCGCGCTCGATGACGCCTACAACTCCGGTGTGGTGCGCGAGGTGTATGTGCCGCCGGGCATCTTCCTCGCGAACGTGCGGCAACGTAGCCATGTGAGGCTTGCCGGCTGCTACCGCGCCAACCTCCTGCACGGGCTGCCGACGATGGACTACCTGGCGTCGCGCCAATTGCTGCCGACGGCAATGATGCCAGCGGTCGCCACGCTGCCGGTGATCTACGGGGATGTGACCAATGGGGGAGTGTTCGGTGCGCAGATTGTCGGCATCTCGGTGGTCGGCTCGGTGAAAAGGACCGGCTACGGGATCAAGCTTGGTGAGGACTATGGCGTGTCCGGAGAATACTTCGGCAACATCCGGACGCTCATCCACCACTGCAACACGGACGGTTTCAATATCGGGATTGCGTCAAGCAACGCGGTGGATGGTGAGATCTCGCACTGCTGGTCAAATGACTGCAACATCGCCTTCCAGATCTGGAGGCATGACGGAGTGCTGATCCGCAACTGCAGTTCCACCACGGCCATCACCACCTTCAAGGTCGGCGGCTCGAAGAATGTGGTCCTCCAGAACGGGAACTTCAACTACATGACGACCGTCGTCGAGATGTCCGATAGCCAGCTCTCGGTGGGCACCATCAACGTCGAGGACCTGACCGGGAACTGTTTCGTCATGAAGCAGACGGGCGACGAGGTTCACCTGTCGGTCGATTACGTCAAGGGCCTGCGCGCGACCACCGGGGTGCTGGTGCGGAACGAGATCCCGGAGGCGACCAAGCACCAGACCTCGGTCCGCATCAATTCAAGCGCCGGGTTCGCGATCTTCGATACCGCGAACACACAGATCCCGATCGCTCTGGGCGGTCTCAACCGCATCCGACGGTACACCGACAACACTTTCGCCACCTTGAGCCGCACCGAGAAGGTGCGGCGGGTCTATGCGAGCCTGCGGGACATGGAGGATGGCACGGTGATCAAGGATGAGTTCATCTCGCGGCAGGCGGCGTCCCCTTACTGCGAGCTGGGGTGGATCCTGACCGGGGTTTCCGGAACGGCGAGCCTCGCCGCCGGAAACAACCCGATCAATCCCGGGATGGTGCGCATCGCCTCCGGCAACAACACGTCGACCAACGTCGGTCGCCTGGCACTCGCGTCCGCACAGCTCCAGCCGCCCAACCAGAAATACTGGCGGATGCGGTGGAAGTTCAATCTGGAGCTCCAGACGGCGGCCGTCTTTCGGATGGGGATCTACTCGCTGGAATCCGCGGTCAAGCCGCAGAACGGCGTGGGGATCCGGGTGGACACGTCCGGCACCCCGGACACGACCGTGAAGCTGGAGCTGATCAGCGGCGGGACCTCGGTGTATGTGATCGATACCACGGTGCCGATCGCGTCGATCTCCGCGAACTCGGAGGTGACGATCCAGAGGACCAAGGAGGGAATTTCCTGCCTCCTTTGCAACTACCAAGGTGTGCCCTACGCGCCCGAGGTGTGGTTCACTCCGACGGGCCCCAATCCGCTGCCGTCGTGGGCGGTCTACATGTCGCCGGCGGTCTACAGCGGGGTCTCAGCCACATCGTTTTACGCTTACTCGCTGAGCAGCTTCGAGCTCGTTGAGTATCCCATCGGGGCGGAGTGGGAGTGA
- a CDS encoding tyrosine-type recombinase/integrase, which produces MATLYKRGKLWWARWFDHTGKRVSKSTGTDKKREAASIAAEYEAKDRKKRKGVEELAPPMQRILDAAAIAANKGALTTAKAEEMLAEIRKLANPNFKVVSLADQLTSWAAAQASRVSTSTATGYADMARHFIAAFPPKVAKAPVGDLTPQQVEAALRKIVTLKVQRTSRTIKAATANLDLRALRRALSAAVRDNLAVSNAAADVRPLPESDSVERSPFTATEVRAMLDHEKTSAEWAGMILFGAHTGLRLTDVSHLGREHIEGTDLVIRPKKTKRTRKTIRIPLTPPLIAWVEGKQGHFFPGLRERTSGTLATTFKRIMKSAGVPDKITLPGGISAVRSFHSLRHTFNTWLAEADIHADVRKALTGHSSERDHARYTHHDEALRKAITVLPDLTGTDG; this is translated from the coding sequence ATGGCCACTCTATACAAGCGCGGCAAGCTCTGGTGGGCTCGCTGGTTTGACCACACCGGCAAGCGGGTCTCCAAGTCCACCGGCACCGACAAGAAGCGGGAGGCCGCATCGATCGCCGCAGAATACGAGGCGAAGGACAGGAAGAAGCGCAAGGGGGTGGAAGAGCTAGCCCCTCCCATGCAGCGCATCTTGGATGCCGCGGCCATAGCTGCCAACAAGGGTGCCCTGACCACGGCAAAAGCCGAGGAAATGCTGGCGGAGATCCGGAAGCTCGCGAACCCGAACTTCAAGGTCGTATCGCTTGCCGACCAACTCACGTCTTGGGCGGCGGCCCAGGCGTCGCGGGTCTCGACTTCCACGGCGACCGGCTACGCCGACATGGCCCGTCATTTCATCGCGGCCTTCCCTCCGAAGGTCGCCAAGGCCCCGGTCGGCGACCTCACCCCTCAGCAGGTCGAGGCGGCCCTCCGGAAGATCGTCACGCTGAAGGTCCAGCGGACCTCCCGCACCATCAAGGCCGCGACAGCCAATCTCGACCTCCGGGCTCTACGGCGGGCTCTCTCCGCCGCGGTGAGGGATAATCTCGCGGTCTCGAACGCCGCCGCAGATGTCCGCCCCCTTCCCGAAAGCGACAGCGTGGAGAGGTCGCCCTTCACTGCTACCGAGGTGCGGGCCATGCTCGATCACGAGAAGACGTCCGCGGAGTGGGCCGGCATGATCCTTTTCGGGGCACACACCGGCCTCCGCCTCACGGACGTGTCCCACCTCGGGCGCGAGCACATCGAGGGCACCGATCTGGTGATCCGGCCTAAGAAAACAAAGCGCACCCGCAAGACGATCCGCATCCCTCTCACTCCGCCACTCATCGCTTGGGTGGAGGGAAAGCAGGGCCATTTTTTCCCGGGCCTCCGGGAAAGAACGTCCGGCACCCTCGCCACCACGTTCAAGCGCATCATGAAAAGCGCCGGCGTCCCGGACAAGATCACCCTTCCCGGTGGCATCTCGGCGGTCCGGTCCTTCCACTCGCTCCGGCACACCTTCAATACCTGGTTGGCCGAGGCGGATATCCATGCCGACGTGCGGAAGGCTCTCACCGGCCACAGCAGCGAGCGCGACCACGCCCGCTACACCCACCACGACGAGGCGCTCCGCAAGGCCATCACCGTGCTGCCGGATCTCACCGGGACCGATGGTTAG